One Aliiroseovarius sediminilitoris DNA window includes the following coding sequences:
- a CDS encoding L-threonylcarbamoyladenylate synthase: MSANGLETEILTADQAGIARATELLCAGALVSFPTETVYGLGADATNDLAVARIFEAKGRPQFNPLIVHVPSLDAVSDIAVLDGAALDLAQAFWPGPLTLVLPLKPGGSLSALVSAGLPTVAVRVPAHPLAQELLTVAGVPVAAPSANPSGRISPSTAQHVLDGLSGRIEAVLDGGPCEVGLESTIVGFDPAPVLLRPGGLPVEAVEAALGGPIATRQTNAGINAPGQLSSHYAPDAALRLNADATRPGERLLGFGHVDAVLNLSPSGDLVEAAANLFRYLHQLDDEGDAPIAVSPIPDHGMGRAINDRLRRAAAPRD, encoded by the coding sequence ATGAGTGCGAACGGTTTGGAAACGGAAATTCTGACCGCCGATCAGGCCGGGATCGCGCGGGCAACAGAGTTGTTGTGTGCAGGTGCCCTTGTGTCGTTCCCGACCGAGACGGTTTATGGGCTTGGCGCGGATGCCACCAACGACCTGGCTGTTGCGCGGATATTCGAGGCCAAGGGCCGCCCCCAGTTTAATCCGCTGATCGTGCACGTGCCCTCGCTGGACGCGGTGTCCGACATCGCAGTGCTGGATGGTGCGGCCCTTGATCTGGCGCAAGCCTTTTGGCCGGGGCCGCTGACCTTGGTCCTGCCGCTGAAACCTGGTGGTTCGCTGTCTGCCCTTGTCTCGGCCGGCCTTCCCACGGTTGCGGTGCGTGTGCCGGCCCATCCACTTGCACAGGAATTGCTGACAGTCGCGGGTGTTCCTGTCGCTGCCCCCTCGGCCAACCCGTCGGGGCGGATCAGCCCGTCGACGGCCCAGCATGTGCTGGACGGATTGTCGGGCCGGATCGAGGCTGTGTTGGACGGTGGTCCCTGTGAGGTAGGGTTGGAAAGCACGATTGTCGGGTTCGACCCAGCCCCCGTTCTTTTGCGCCCCGGTGGCCTGCCGGTCGAAGCGGTCGAGGCAGCGCTAGGTGGCCCCATCGCCACCCGTCAGACCAACGCAGGCATCAATGCGCCCGGCCAACTGTCGTCGCATTACGCGCCCGACGCCGCATTGCGCCTGAATGCCGATGCCACACGCCCGGGTGAACGCCTGCTGGGGTTTGGTCATGTCGATGCTGTTCTGAACCTGTCCCCGTCCGGCGATCTGGTCGAGGCGGCGGCAAACCTGTTCCGGTATCTGCACCAGTTGGATGATGAAGGTGATGCCCCGATTGCGGTGTCTCCGATACCCGATCACGGAATGGGGCGAGCGATCAATGATCGTCTGCGCCGGGCGGCGGCCCCTCGCGATTAG
- the cbiE gene encoding precorrin-6y C5,15-methyltransferase (decarboxylating) subunit CbiE: MTTPWLHIVGIGEDGIAGLTPATRAVVDAAEVIVGGTRHHDLIDGDAERLAWPSPFDSLIDELTQRSGKRVVVLATGDPLWYSVGAKIGRHIDPAQIVYHPQVGAFQLAAARMGWSMADLETLTVHGRPVEQMIAFIQPDIRLLILTTGAETPGQIARFLSERGFGKSRMTVLAHMGGKDEARFDGLAESWNHEVPEFNTLAVECVAAPDAALLPRVPGLADKLFQSDGTMTKQEVRAITLAKLMPMRGALLWDIGTGCGSIAIEWMRGARYARAIGIEPRADRRAMAAANALALGVPKLDLVEGEVPAALDGLEAPDAIFIGGGLSEQVFDAAWAELKPLGRLVANTVTIESEMCLTALHQKHGGQLVKLSVERAEPLGPHSGWKPLRPVTQWSLIKR, translated from the coding sequence ATGACGACCCCGTGGCTTCACATCGTCGGCATCGGTGAAGATGGCATCGCGGGGCTGACTCCCGCCACCCGGGCGGTCGTTGACGCTGCTGAAGTGATCGTCGGCGGCACCCGCCACCACGACCTGATAGATGGTGATGCAGAGCGCTTGGCCTGGCCGTCGCCTTTCGACAGTCTGATTGACGAACTGACCCAACGATCCGGCAAGCGCGTGGTTGTGCTGGCTACGGGTGATCCGCTTTGGTATTCGGTCGGGGCAAAAATTGGCCGTCACATTGACCCGGCGCAGATCGTTTATCACCCGCAAGTGGGCGCGTTCCAACTGGCCGCCGCGCGCATGGGCTGGTCGATGGCCGATCTGGAAACGCTGACCGTGCATGGCCGCCCGGTCGAGCAGATGATCGCCTTCATTCAGCCTGATATCCGGCTTCTGATCCTGACCACCGGTGCGGAAACGCCAGGCCAGATCGCGCGCTTTCTGAGCGAACGCGGCTTCGGCAAGTCACGTATGACCGTGCTGGCCCATATGGGTGGCAAGGACGAGGCACGCTTTGATGGTCTGGCAGAAAGCTGGAACCACGAGGTGCCGGAGTTCAACACGCTCGCCGTCGAATGCGTCGCCGCCCCCGATGCGGCCTTGCTGCCGCGTGTGCCGGGGCTGGCGGACAAGCTGTTCCAGAGCGACGGCACCATGACCAAGCAAGAGGTGAGGGCGATCACACTTGCCAAGCTGATGCCGATGCGTGGCGCGCTTTTGTGGGACATCGGCACTGGCTGCGGCTCGATCGCCATCGAATGGATGCGCGGCGCACGCTATGCCCGCGCCATCGGGATCGAACCGCGCGCCGACCGCCGTGCAATGGCCGCCGCGAACGCCTTGGCGCTAGGTGTGCCGAAGCTGGATTTGGTCGAAGGCGAAGTGCCCGCCGCGCTGGACGGTTTGGAAGCGCCCGACGCGATTTTCATCGGCGGTGGGCTGTCGGAACAGGTTTTCGATGCCGCTTGGGCCGAGTTGAAACCCTTGGGGAGACTGGTCGCAAACACCGTCACCATCGAAAGCGAGATGTGCCTGACCGCGCTGCATCAAAAACATGGTGGCCAACTGGTGAAGCTGTCCGTCGAACGCGCAGAGCCTTTGGGTCCGCATTCCGGCTGGAAACCCTTGCGCCCCGTCACCCAGTGGAGCCTGATCAAAAGATGA
- the cobJ gene encoding precorrin-3B C(17)-methyltransferase, which translates to MAVMPVVICLNRSGENLAHRVANILGAQVHGREGRVKKADAFFPNALDHVRMLFAAGTPIVGVCAAGILIRAVAPLLADKTTEPPVVSVADDGSVVVPLLGGHRGANRLASRIAEDIGATAAVTTAGDVSLGVALDEPPLGYRLANPEDAKEAMAELLSGRGVSIVGENIFDIEDTGGAVELIVTEAPVQTGPTRLAYHPQRFALGVGCARGADPDELWQNVSAQLDAANIAPGAIACVTSLDLKADEPAMNVLAARLGVPFRVFTAAELEAETPRLDNPSDVVFAEVGCHGVSEGAALAAAGPDAELVVPKVKTANTTCAIARTLAPITEMRGRSRGKLSIVSIGPGQHTWRTPEASRLLQEAEELVGYGLYIDLIGPLAAGKTRSDFPLGGEEDRCRYALEQAGKGKNVALVCSGDAGIYAMGALVYELLDRGPEEKGVSAAARRVEVVSTPGVSALQGAAARAGAPLGHDFCAISLSDLLTHREDIVKRLHAAAESDFVIAFYNPVSKKRRTLLAEARDILLKHRPADTPVMLASNLGRPTEHIRYRKLSELEVDEVDMLTVVLVGSSNSRLAQLGEGPRMFTPRGYARRIDGDLS; encoded by the coding sequence ATGGCTGTGATGCCTGTTGTAATTTGCCTGAACAGGTCGGGTGAAAACCTGGCTCATCGCGTTGCAAACATATTGGGCGCTCAGGTGCATGGACGTGAGGGTCGTGTCAAAAAGGCGGATGCGTTTTTCCCCAACGCGCTGGATCACGTGCGGATGTTGTTTGCCGCAGGCACACCCATCGTGGGTGTCTGTGCTGCCGGGATATTGATCCGCGCCGTTGCCCCCCTTCTGGCCGACAAAACGACCGAACCGCCGGTTGTGTCCGTGGCCGATGATGGGTCGGTCGTGGTGCCGCTTCTGGGCGGGCATCGCGGGGCGAACCGTTTGGCCAGCCGCATCGCGGAAGACATCGGAGCGACCGCTGCCGTCACCACCGCGGGCGATGTGTCGTTGGGTGTTGCGCTGGACGAACCGCCTTTGGGCTATCGCCTTGCCAACCCCGAAGACGCGAAAGAGGCGATGGCGGAACTGCTTTCAGGCCGGGGCGTGTCCATCGTGGGAGAAAACATTTTCGACATTGAAGACACCGGCGGCGCGGTCGAACTGATCGTGACCGAAGCACCGGTTCAGACCGGCCCGACCCGTCTGGCCTATCACCCGCAACGCTTTGCGCTGGGCGTGGGCTGCGCGCGGGGGGCGGACCCGGACGAGCTTTGGCAGAACGTCTCCGCACAGCTTGACGCGGCCAATATCGCGCCGGGCGCGATTGCCTGCGTGACCTCGCTGGACCTGAAGGCGGACGAGCCTGCGATGAACGTTCTGGCCGCGCGTCTGGGGGTGCCCTTCCGCGTCTTCACCGCCGCAGAACTGGAAGCCGAAACCCCACGTCTCGACAACCCGTCCGACGTGGTGTTTGCCGAGGTCGGCTGCCACGGCGTGTCAGAAGGCGCCGCGCTGGCCGCCGCAGGCCCGGATGCCGAACTTGTCGTGCCCAAGGTGAAAACCGCCAACACCACCTGCGCCATTGCGCGAACGCTTGCGCCGATCACCGAAATGCGCGGTCGGTCGCGCGGCAAGCTGTCCATCGTCTCGATCGGCCCCGGTCAGCACACATGGCGCACGCCCGAGGCCAGCCGCTTGTTGCAAGAGGCCGAGGAGCTTGTGGGCTACGGTCTCTATATCGACCTGATCGGCCCGCTGGCCGCAGGTAAAACCCGGTCTGACTTCCCGCTGGGCGGCGAAGAAGATCGCTGCCGCTATGCGTTGGAACAGGCGGGCAAGGGCAAGAACGTCGCGCTGGTCTGTTCGGGTGATGCTGGCATCTATGCGATGGGGGCCTTGGTCTACGAATTGTTGGATCGCGGCCCCGAAGAAAAAGGCGTCAGCGCCGCCGCGCGCCGGGTTGAAGTTGTGTCCACCCCCGGTGTGTCCGCGTTGCAAGGCGCTGCCGCGCGTGCCGGTGCGCCACTTGGTCACGATTTCTGCGCCATATCGCTGTCCGATCTTCTGACACACCGCGAAGACATCGTGAAGCGTTTGCATGCCGCTGCCGAAAGCGATTTCGTCATCGCCTTCTACAACCCCGTATCGAAGAAACGCCGCACCCTGCTGGCCGAGGCGCGCGATATTCTGTTGAAGCACCGCCCGGCAGATACGCCGGTGATGCTGGCATCCAATCTGGGTCGCCCCACGGAACATATCCGCTATCGCAAGCTGTCCGAGCTTGAGGTGGACGAGGTTGATATGCTGACCGTGGTTCTGGTTGGATCGTCAAACTCGCGCCTTGCCCAATTGGGCGAAGGTCCCCGCATGTTCACGCCGCGCGGCTATGCCCGCCGCATTGATGGAGATCTGTCATGA
- the cobI gene encoding precorrin-2 C(20)-methyltransferase: protein MSGTLYGVGLGPGDPDLMTLRAARLIGAAKVVAFPTLEGGASFARSIAAHLIAKDADEIAMDIPMTVERAPAQKAYDAGAAKIAARLDAGDDVVVLCEGDPFFYGSFMYLFARLADRFQTEIVPGVTSVTACAARARSPLVARNERLTVLPGPLPEDELRARIEGAESVAIMKVGRHLPKIRGVIEALGLVDKATYIERASLPEEVVLPLADAPEKAPYFSMILLAKGNDPWL, encoded by the coding sequence ATGAGCGGAACACTTTATGGTGTGGGTCTTGGGCCGGGCGATCCCGACTTGATGACCCTTAGGGCTGCGCGGCTGATCGGGGCTGCCAAAGTGGTCGCCTTCCCGACGCTGGAAGGCGGTGCCAGTTTTGCCCGCTCTATTGCTGCGCATCTGATCGCCAAGGACGCGGATGAAATCGCGATGGACATTCCGATGACCGTCGAGCGCGCCCCTGCGCAAAAGGCATATGATGCGGGTGCGGCCAAGATCGCCGCACGGCTTGACGCTGGGGACGACGTGGTTGTTCTGTGTGAAGGGGACCCGTTCTTTTATGGCTCGTTCATGTATCTGTTTGCGCGGTTGGCAGATCGGTTCCAGACTGAAATCGTCCCGGGTGTCACATCCGTCACTGCCTGTGCGGCCCGCGCCCGCAGCCCCTTGGTGGCGCGGAACGAGCGGTTGACCGTCTTGCCCGGCCCGCTTCCAGAAGACGAGTTGCGCGCCCGTATCGAAGGGGCCGAAAGCGTTGCCATCATGAAAGTTGGCCGCCACCTGCCCAAGATTCGCGGCGTGATCGAAGCGCTGGGTCTAGTTGACAAAGCCACCTATATCGAGCGTGCTTCACTGCCGGAGGAGGTCGTGCTTCCGCTGGCGGACGCCCCCGAAAAGGCCCCCTATTTCTCGATGATCCTTCTTGCGAAAGGAAATGATCCATGGCTGTGA
- a CDS encoding protein-disulfide reductase DsbD domain-containing protein has product MSFRTVILAALVALAAFVSPGFSGNGLPPTAEEVVKIDVLPGWRNGQGQHVAALRIRLAEGWKTYWRAPGEAGIPPRLNWQGSKNLAAVQFHWPVPEVFDISGIRTIGYANELVLPMTLVPKTAGQPISLTGNVNLGVCLDVCMPMDAKISVELPAHGSGLAAPIKQALRERPDTAQEAGLQRAVCKVEPAKGGLRVTVKIEMPQIGPNEVVVVETANPSVWVSERATMRQGGALTTVADLVHNSGTPFALNRSDLRMTVLAAGRGVDIRGCTGS; this is encoded by the coding sequence ATGAGCTTCAGAACAGTCATATTGGCCGCCCTTGTGGCGCTTGCCGCCTTCGTTTCGCCCGGATTTTCAGGGAATGGATTGCCACCAACGGCCGAGGAAGTGGTCAAGATTGACGTTCTGCCGGGTTGGCGGAACGGACAGGGGCAGCATGTGGCGGCGCTTCGCATCCGGCTGGCGGAGGGTTGGAAAACCTATTGGCGCGCGCCGGGCGAGGCCGGGATACCTCCCCGCCTGAACTGGCAGGGTTCGAAGAACCTCGCCGCCGTGCAGTTCCACTGGCCAGTGCCTGAAGTGTTTGACATCAGCGGCATTCGAACCATTGGCTATGCAAATGAACTGGTGCTGCCGATGACGCTTGTCCCCAAGACCGCCGGACAACCCATTTCACTGACCGGCAATGTCAATCTGGGCGTGTGTCTGGATGTGTGTATGCCGATGGACGCGAAGATCTCGGTCGAATTGCCTGCGCACGGCAGCGGGTTGGCGGCACCGATCAAACAGGCGCTGCGTGAGCGACCGGACACAGCACAGGAAGCCGGATTGCAGCGCGCTGTTTGCAAGGTCGAACCGGCGAAGGGCGGGTTGCGTGTCACAGTGAAGATCGAGATGCCGCAGATTGGCCCGAACGAGGTCGTAGTGGTCGAAACCGCCAATCCATCGGTATGGGTGTCGGAACGCGCAACCATGCGGCAGGGTGGGGCGCTGACCACGGTGGCTGATCTTGTGCACAATTCCGGCACTCCCTTTGCGCTGAACCGTTCCGACTTGCGCATGACTGTCCTGGCGGCAGGGCGTGGCGTGGACATTCGCGGCTGCACGGGCAGCTGA
- a CDS encoding precorrin-8X methylmutase — MSENGRSSGPNGATPTRPALRYERDPAAIYSQSFATLRKEARLDRFPGGMAALATRVIHASGMVEVADRLAFSANAYEAGHAALKAGAPVFCDCEMVGAGIIRRYLPAKNDVIVTLNDPSVPDLAKSIGNTRSAAAVELWLDRLDGAVVAVGNAPTALFHLLELIDSGAPRPAVILGFPVGFVGAAESKAELANNPRGCEFVALRGRRGGSAIASAAVNALAAGLPEENT, encoded by the coding sequence ATGAGCGAAAACGGCCGCTCGTCGGGCCCCAATGGGGCCACTCCCACGCGCCCCGCGCTCAGGTATGAGCGCGATCCGGCGGCGATCTATTCGCAGTCCTTCGCGACCCTGCGCAAAGAGGCGCGGTTGGATCGGTTTCCCGGTGGCATGGCCGCGCTTGCGACCCGTGTAATCCATGCGAGCGGCATGGTCGAAGTTGCGGATCGTCTGGCCTTTTCCGCGAACGCCTATGAAGCAGGTCACGCCGCCCTTAAGGCCGGTGCGCCCGTTTTTTGCGATTGCGAGATGGTCGGGGCAGGCATCATTCGCCGCTATCTGCCAGCGAAAAACGACGTGATCGTCACGTTGAATGATCCATCTGTGCCGGACCTGGCGAAGTCCATCGGCAACACGCGCTCCGCCGCCGCGGTCGAGCTGTGGCTGGACCGGCTGGATGGTGCGGTGGTCGCCGTGGGGAACGCGCCAACGGCCCTGTTCCACCTGCTTGAACTGATCGATTCAGGCGCACCCAGACCTGCCGTGATCCTCGGCTTCCCGGTCGGGTTCGTGGGGGCTGCGGAAAGCAAGGCGGAACTGGCCAACAACCCGCGTGGCTGCGAATTTGTCGCCCTGCGCGGGCGGCGCGGCGGGTCCGCCATTGCCTCCGCCGCTGTCAACGCGCTGGCCGCCGGATTGCCGGAGGAAAACACATGA
- a CDS encoding DUF6732 family protein — protein sequence MTRLILLAPGLLAGPAFADPGHIGEIAGHGHVGGVILIGLAAAIGLWAALKGSKGARAQAETASKEASEEPGEDDLQEA from the coding sequence ATGACCCGACTGATACTTCTTGCCCCTGGCCTTTTGGCTGGCCCTGCTTTCGCCGATCCCGGCCATATCGGCGAGATTGCCGGGCACGGACATGTTGGCGGCGTCATCCTGATCGGACTTGCCGCAGCCATCGGCCTTTGGGCAGCACTGAAGGGCTCGAAAGGGGCGCGGGCTCAGGCCGAGACCGCCAGCAAGGAGGCCAGCGAAGAGCCGGGCGAAGACGATTTGCAGGAGGCATAA
- the cobM gene encoding precorrin-4 C(11)-methyltransferase, whose product MTVYFIGAGPGDPELLTLKAQRIIGECPVCLYAGSLVPPEVVACAPEGAKVMDTAAMTLDDTHAEIKAAHTRGQDVARVHSGDPSLYGAIAEQIRRLNADGIDYHVIPGVPAYAAAAAALGQELTIPEIAQSIVLTRMSMQSTSMPEGETLENFAKTGATLAIHLAVRNMREIERVLTPYYGADCPVVVAYRVGWPDEMFIRGTVADIRKKVRAEKITRTALILVGPALDRGRDFKDSALYDPARPHVLRPVVGVDLVEDHNT is encoded by the coding sequence ATGACCGTCTATTTCATCGGCGCCGGTCCCGGCGATCCCGAACTTTTGACCCTGAAAGCGCAGCGCATCATCGGCGAATGCCCGGTCTGCCTTTACGCGGGCTCTCTGGTGCCGCCAGAGGTCGTCGCCTGCGCGCCCGAAGGGGCCAAGGTGATGGACACGGCGGCGATGACGCTGGACGACACACATGCCGAGATCAAGGCGGCCCACACGCGCGGTCAGGATGTGGCGCGGGTGCATTCCGGCGATCCCTCGCTGTATGGCGCGATTGCCGAACAGATCCGGCGTCTGAACGCCGACGGGATCGACTATCATGTCATCCCCGGCGTGCCTGCCTATGCGGCTGCCGCTGCGGCCTTGGGGCAGGAACTGACCATCCCCGAGATTGCGCAATCCATCGTGCTGACGCGGATGTCGATGCAGTCCACCTCGATGCCTGAAGGGGAGACGCTTGAGAACTTCGCCAAGACCGGCGCGACGCTCGCCATCCACCTTGCCGTCCGTAACATGCGCGAGATCGAGCGGGTGCTGACCCCCTACTACGGTGCTGATTGTCCCGTCGTCGTGGCCTATCGGGTCGGCTGGCCGGATGAGATGTTCATTCGCGGCACCGTCGCCGATATCCGCAAAAAAGTGCGGGCCGAGAAGATCACCCGCACCGCGCTGATCCTTGTCGGCCCTGCGCTGGATCGTGGGCGAGATTTCAAGGATTCGGCGCTTTATGATCCGGCCAGACCGCATGTGTTGCGCCCTGTGGTCGGTGTCGATCTGGTCGAGGATCACAACACCTGA
- a CDS encoding YqgE/AlgH family protein, with translation MSTDDNTSMDLSGKLLIAMPGMGDPRFEHSVVFMCAHSPEGAMGLIVNKPAPDVSLGDILAQLDIDASAATKAASVFFGGPVEGGRGFVLHSGEYDNDASTLKVDAAFSMTATRDILEAMAKGEGPENALAALGYAGWSPGQLEAEIQQNAWLTCDAEEAIVFSDDSEGKWKAALAKLGIDPLLLSAEGGHA, from the coding sequence ATGAGCACAGATGACAACACCTCGATGGACCTGAGTGGCAAACTTCTGATCGCGATGCCGGGCATGGGCGATCCGCGGTTTGAACACTCGGTCGTCTTCATGTGCGCCCATTCGCCAGAGGGTGCGATGGGGCTGATCGTCAACAAACCCGCGCCTGATGTCTCGCTTGGCGATATTCTTGCGCAACTGGACATCGATGCAAGCGCTGCGACCAAAGCGGCAAGCGTCTTTTTTGGCGGTCCGGTCGAAGGCGGGCGGGGGTTTGTGTTGCATTCGGGTGAGTATGACAACGACGCCTCAACCCTGAAAGTGGATGCCGCGTTTTCGATGACCGCGACACGCGATATTCTTGAGGCCATGGCCAAAGGTGAAGGCCCGGAAAACGCGCTGGCCGCGCTTGGATATGCGGGTTGGTCGCCGGGGCAGCTGGAAGCCGAAATACAGCAAAACGCCTGGCTGACCTGCGACGCGGAAGAGGCCATCGTCTTTTCCGATGACAGCGAAGGAAAGTGGAAGGCTGCATTGGCGAAGCTGGGGATCGACCCGCTGCTTCTGTCGGCAGAAGGCGGTCACGCCTAG
- a CDS encoding sirohydrochlorin chelatase, translated as MSKIGVMICGHGSRSQDAVDQFAVLAEKLPALLPKDWMTDYGYLEFANPVIRDGLDRLREAGCDRILAVPGMLFAAMHTKNDIPTVLNTYARKHGIKVSYGRELGVDPKMIAAAGDRVRQAVDQADAEHGEVPLEDTCLVVIGRGASDPDANGNVAKVARLLQEGMGFGWLEVGYSGVTFPLVEPCLNHVVKLGYSRVVVFPYFLFSGILIDRIYGFTDKVAAAHPEIEFVKAGYLNDHPKVLETFAERITEQLGAVPPPNCGTCGYRTQVLALDEGEDRTIPVEDRAKHPAYADVPPPTCVMCKYRVEVLGFEAEVGAIQESHHHHVEGQGASAPGSNVADCSFCDMFCTGECRLHMGHHHHHDHHHDHGHDHDHDHHHHHHHDHHHDHVHAEYPHAKHPHGPESARSK; from the coding sequence ATGTCGAAGATTGGTGTGATGATCTGCGGGCATGGCTCGCGCAGTCAGGACGCGGTGGATCAGTTTGCCGTGCTGGCCGAAAAGCTGCCTGCTTTGCTGCCCAAGGACTGGATGACCGATTATGGCTATCTGGAGTTCGCCAATCCGGTGATCCGCGACGGGCTGGACCGTCTGCGCGAAGCTGGTTGCGACCGCATTCTGGCCGTGCCGGGGATGCTATTTGCCGCGATGCACACCAAGAACGACATTCCGACCGTTCTGAACACCTATGCCAGGAAGCACGGGATCAAGGTCAGCTATGGCCGCGAGCTGGGTGTCGATCCCAAGATGATCGCCGCGGCCGGGGATCGTGTGCGGCAGGCCGTCGATCAGGCCGATGCTGAACACGGCGAGGTGCCGCTGGAAGACACCTGCCTTGTCGTCATCGGACGTGGGGCATCGGACCCGGACGCCAATGGCAACGTCGCCAAAGTGGCGCGTCTGTTGCAGGAAGGCATGGGGTTCGGTTGGTTGGAAGTCGGCTATTCCGGCGTGACGTTCCCTCTGGTCGAACCTTGCCTGAATCACGTCGTGAAACTGGGCTACAGTCGGGTTGTTGTGTTTCCCTATTTCCTGTTCTCGGGCATCCTGATCGACCGGATCTATGGCTTCACAGACAAGGTCGCCGCCGCCCATCCCGAGATCGAGTTCGTGAAGGCGGGGTATCTGAATGATCACCCCAAGGTGTTGGAAACCTTCGCCGAACGCATCACTGAACAGCTTGGCGCCGTCCCGCCGCCCAACTGCGGCACCTGCGGCTATCGCACACAGGTTCTGGCGCTGGACGAGGGCGAAGACCGCACCATTCCGGTGGAAGACCGCGCCAAGCACCCGGCCTATGCCGACGTGCCGCCGCCCACCTGTGTGATGTGCAAATACCGGGTCGAGGTGCTGGGGTTTGAAGCCGAGGTTGGCGCCATTCAGGAAAGCCATCATCACCATGTCGAAGGCCAGGGGGCGTCCGCACCGGGGTCGAACGTGGCCGATTGTTCGTTCTGCGACATGTTCTGCACCGGCGAATGCCGTCTGCATATGGGGCATCACCATCACCACGATCATCATCATGACCACGGTCATGACCATGATCACGACCACCACCACCACCATCATCACGATCATCACCATGATCACGTTCATGCCGAATACCCCCATGCCAAACACCCGCATGGGCCAGAATCAGCCCGTTCGAAATGA